In Zingiber officinale cultivar Zhangliang chromosome 1A, Zo_v1.1, whole genome shotgun sequence, a genomic segment contains:
- the LOC122039051 gene encoding glutathione S-transferase T3-like, which yields MSHPYFTPSVVHGYGTPHITGMSFTPSMSNEPVTPTFVPETQLSDRESPIEVVNLEKAVSNAEGTRKRSSWTKIEDEVLARSFVTISDDPIIDNDQKADAFWGRVASYYNKNLPLGSNTRSANVIRSHWHNTIQKKVYRFNVNYNSIYSSHRSGHSDEDILRFAYEKYLSENNGVAFNLEHVWRIVKDRPMFTPQSADHFVVAKKTRTSESGANNTSSKQDVSIDLDYEC from the coding sequence CACGCCGTCGGTTGTTCATGGATATGGTACCCCACACATAACTGGTATGTCTTTCACTCCTTCGATGTCGAATGAACCTGTAACTCCGACTTTTGTTCCGGAGACTCAACTTTCCGACCGTGAATCCCCAATTGAGGTGGTTAATTTAGAAAAGGCAGTTTCAAATGCTGAGGGTACAAGAAAGCGTTCAAGTTGGACAAAGATTGAAGACGAGGTCTTAGCGAGAAGTTTTGTCACTATCAGTGATGATCCAATAATTGACAATGATCAAAAGGCGGATGCTTTTTGGGGACGAGTTGCAAGCTACTACAATAAGAATCTTCCCCTAGGTTCAAACACCAGAAGTGCAAATGTTATACGGTCACATTGGcacaatacaatccaaaagaaAGTATATCGATTTAACGTAAATTACAATAGTATTTATAGTTCACATCGAAGTGGTCACAGTGATGAAGATATATTGAGATTTGCGTATGAAAAATATCTATCCGAAAACAATGGTGTTGCATTCAATCTCGAACATGTGTGGAGAATTGTCAAAGACCGTCCAATGTTTACTCCACAGTCCGCTGATCACTTTGTGGTGGCAAAGAAGACGAGGACCTCAGAGTCGGGAGCAAACAACACCTCCTCCAAACAAGATGTGAGTATAGACCTGGATTatgaatgttag